One Mesorhizobium sp. L-2-11 genomic region harbors:
- a CDS encoding polyamine ABC transporter substrate-binding protein encodes MTATTLRRRSFRTSAIALGLALALSAPAAAADLVISNWDGYMAPDAMAAFKAATGVSGEVVVHATNEEIMGKLVASGGKGYDVAFVSSPFAEVLNKLGLIETIDHAKIPNLANLYPEATKLPHDVGNNFSVPYTWGTTGLCYRSDLVKTEPASWNDLLAPSDELKGKTTMLATDRWLLAAGQLAKGYSVNETDPAKLAEVKDLLISAKKTLLAYDDTTFYAKLVSGEALMVQAWDGWCNYGIAENPQIKYVIPREGSDLWVDTMVVMKASANKDAAFQFINFMLDAKNHAWAAQNIDYKVPNKPAMESLPADFLAKFPNMRMPVAELVKFEQLRDVGDAQRDYSKIVSEIKAAQ; translated from the coding sequence ATGACCGCCACCACCCTGCGGCGCCGTTCGTTCAGAACCTCCGCGATCGCACTTGGCCTCGCCTTGGCGCTGTCGGCGCCGGCGGCCGCCGCCGACCTCGTCATCTCCAACTGGGACGGCTACATGGCGCCGGACGCGATGGCAGCCTTCAAAGCAGCGACCGGTGTTTCCGGCGAGGTTGTCGTTCACGCAACCAATGAGGAGATCATGGGCAAGCTCGTTGCTTCGGGCGGCAAGGGCTATGACGTGGCCTTCGTTTCCTCGCCCTTCGCCGAAGTGCTGAACAAGCTCGGCCTGATCGAGACGATCGACCACGCCAAGATCCCCAATCTCGCCAATCTCTATCCTGAGGCGACCAAGCTGCCGCATGACGTCGGCAACAATTTTTCCGTGCCTTATACCTGGGGCACCACCGGCCTCTGCTACCGCTCGGATCTGGTGAAGACCGAGCCGGCCAGCTGGAACGATCTTCTCGCCCCGTCCGATGAGCTCAAAGGCAAGACCACGATGCTGGCGACCGACCGCTGGCTGCTTGCCGCCGGCCAGCTCGCCAAGGGCTATTCGGTCAACGAGACCGATCCGGCCAAGCTCGCCGAGGTCAAGGACCTGCTGATCTCGGCCAAGAAGACCTTGCTCGCCTATGACGACACCACCTTCTATGCGAAGCTGGTCTCCGGCGAGGCACTGATGGTGCAGGCATGGGATGGCTGGTGCAATTATGGCATCGCCGAGAACCCGCAGATTAAGTACGTCATCCCTAGGGAAGGCTCGGACCTGTGGGTCGACACGATGGTGGTGATGAAGGCATCGGCCAACAAGGACGCAGCCTTCCAGTTCATCAACTTCATGCTGGACGCCAAGAACCACGCCTGGGCGGCCCAGAACATCGACTACAAGGTGCCGAACAAGCCGGCTATGGAAAGCCTGCCTGCGGATTTCCTCGCCAAATTCCCCAATATGCGCATGCCGGTGGCCGAGCTGGTCAAGTTCGAGCAGTTGCGCGACGTCGGCGACGCCCAGCGCGACTATTCGAAGATCGTCAGCGAGATCAAGGCGGCGCAATAG
- a CDS encoding GntR family transcriptional regulator, which translates to MQAVARRPRTNHLDLAQRILDVARQRGFEAGAHLPEQQIASLCNVSRTPVRAALRLLTEKGVVRWEADSGYRLAIDLTSQATLAADLPVTEEDELAEMILRDRSARRLDQTVTIGGLMRRYGAERKTVLKALKKLTDENLLDRAPGQSWLFRRAPDDPESQGESYEFRLMLEPAAILAPGFRLDGTRAAALRQGMEALLALPDAAFEIREFQRLDIDFHGMIADGSSNRFVTEALFDHLRLRRLPGTYAGVNVFRLKQSLREHLTILDQLESRQYEVAADLLRVHLRLSRSQRPQAASRGAPALFGMISRPD; encoded by the coding sequence ATGCAAGCCGTTGCCAGACGCCCGCGCACCAATCATCTCGATCTCGCGCAGCGCATTCTCGATGTGGCCAGGCAGCGCGGCTTCGAGGCCGGCGCGCATCTCCCGGAACAGCAGATCGCCTCGCTCTGCAACGTCTCGCGGACTCCGGTGCGGGCCGCGCTGCGCCTCCTCACCGAAAAAGGCGTCGTGCGCTGGGAAGCTGATTCCGGCTATCGGCTGGCCATCGACCTCACCAGCCAGGCGACCCTTGCCGCTGACCTGCCGGTTACCGAGGAGGACGAGCTCGCCGAGATGATCCTGCGTGATCGCTCGGCGCGCCGGCTGGATCAGACGGTGACCATTGGCGGGCTGATGCGGCGCTATGGCGCCGAACGAAAGACGGTACTAAAAGCGCTAAAGAAACTGACAGACGAAAATCTCCTGGATCGCGCACCGGGACAGTCCTGGCTGTTCAGGCGAGCGCCTGACGATCCGGAGTCACAAGGGGAAAGCTATGAGTTCCGCCTGATGCTGGAACCCGCCGCCATTCTGGCGCCTGGCTTTCGGCTGGACGGAACCCGCGCGGCAGCCTTGCGCCAGGGCATGGAGGCGCTGCTGGCGCTGCCCGACGCCGCATTCGAGATCAGAGAGTTCCAGCGGCTGGACATCGACTTTCACGGCATGATCGCCGACGGCTCCAGCAACCGGTTCGTCACCGAGGCGCTGTTCGATCATCTCAGGCTGCGCCGGTTGCCGGGGACCTATGCCGGCGTCAACGTCTTCCGGCTGAAGCAATCGCTGCGTGAGCACCTGACCATACTCGACCAATTGGAAAGCCGGCAGTATGAGGTTGCAGCCGATCTGCTTCGCGTCCATCTGCGATTGTCCCGCAGCCAGCGACCGCAGGCGGCCAGCCGCGGGGCCCCCGCATTGTTCGGCATGATCAGCCGGCCGGATTGA
- a CDS encoding glycosyltransferase has protein sequence MTRKASPTIALFPEASFGAALNCVGIAQALRARGARPVFICHAGFSGVFADYGFQEYQLPTDDPLTDSERQSYWQAFVRRHLPHFRLSPIDQLETYVAPTWEAIVDTAVDAEAPLRQLLARLKPDALVLDNVIMFPALAAAGCPWVRVVSCAETELPDADVPPYLSGLAADDPGRAAFEARYLAAVAPAHDRFNRLRTDAGLAPLPKGLFLEASPDLNLLLTPTIVRRQRAEPLDPARFVYLEGCVRSEGPFDVPVFPRNDGSLVYLSFGSLGAMDVGLIERMLAVFDRLPARFIVNVGGLRDSYRAVPDNVYLDAWFPQPSVVAKSDLFIHHGGNNSFCEALRFGVPSLIMPYCWDGHDNAQRAEETGVGRHLSRDGWSDDELEHSILGLMADGEMRFRLKENAATMARAPGTDAAAEAILALART, from the coding sequence GTGACGCGCAAAGCCAGCCCGACCATCGCGTTGTTTCCCGAAGCGAGCTTCGGCGCGGCGCTCAATTGCGTCGGCATCGCGCAGGCCTTGCGCGCCCGTGGCGCCCGGCCGGTGTTCATCTGTCACGCCGGCTTTTCCGGCGTGTTCGCCGACTACGGTTTTCAGGAATACCAGTTGCCAACCGACGATCCGCTGACCGACAGCGAGCGCCAGAGCTACTGGCAGGCTTTCGTGCGCCGGCATCTGCCGCATTTCAGGCTGAGCCCGATCGACCAGCTCGAAACCTATGTCGCCCCGACCTGGGAAGCGATCGTCGATACCGCGGTCGATGCCGAGGCGCCGCTGCGCCAATTGCTGGCCCGGTTGAAGCCGGACGCCTTGGTGCTCGACAATGTCATCATGTTTCCAGCACTTGCTGCCGCCGGCTGCCCATGGGTGCGCGTCGTCTCCTGCGCCGAAACCGAGCTTCCCGACGCCGATGTACCGCCCTATCTCTCCGGCCTCGCCGCCGACGACCCCGGTCGCGCGGCCTTCGAGGCGCGCTACCTGGCAGCCGTCGCTCCGGCCCATGACCGGTTCAATCGGCTTCGCACCGACGCCGGTCTTGCGCCCTTGCCGAAGGGGCTTTTTCTCGAAGCTTCGCCCGATCTCAATCTGCTGCTGACCCCAACCATCGTGCGCAGGCAGCGCGCCGAGCCGCTCGACCCGGCCCGCTTCGTCTATCTCGAAGGCTGCGTCCGTTCGGAAGGCCCGTTCGACGTGCCGGTCTTTCCACGCAATGACGGGTCGCTGGTCTATCTCAGCTTCGGCAGCCTGGGCGCGATGGATGTCGGCCTGATCGAGCGCATGCTCGCCGTGTTCGACCGGCTTCCGGCCCGCTTCATCGTCAATGTCGGCGGTCTGCGCGACAGCTACCGCGCGGTTCCGGACAACGTCTATCTCGACGCCTGGTTTCCGCAGCCGTCGGTCGTCGCGAAATCCGATCTCTTCATCCATCACGGCGGCAACAACAGCTTTTGCGAGGCGCTGCGTTTCGGCGTGCCGTCGCTGATCATGCCCTATTGCTGGGACGGGCACGACAACGCGCAACGCGCCGAGGAAACCGGCGTCGGCCGCCACCTCAGCCGCGACGGCTGGAGCGACGACGAACTGGAACATTCTATCCTTGGCCTAATGGCCGACGGCGAGATGCGCTTTCGTCTCAAGGAGAATGCGGCCACCATGGCGCGGGCGCCGGGAACGGACGCCGCCGCCGAAGCCATTCTCGCCCTCGCAAGGACGTGA
- a CDS encoding glutamine synthetase family protein, with the protein MTPTDDPKRWLEQQGVREVECLVPDVNGVLRGKTLPTAKFLKSLEDRALYLPSSAFLVCIDGRYSGSNDEGFAYQDPDMRMVPDVATLCLAPGAGAGKAYVFADAFHMDDRPWMASPRHLLRAVLDLYRQRGWRAVVAPELEFYLTAPNPDPDRPLLAPVGRNGRSETVQHPYDMAALEEFEPVIRRLHDYAAVAGLPLDTLIHESGTGQLEINFLHGDALPLADKVLLFKRMPRQAAQESGMHATFMAKPIAAQAGSSMHLHMSVVDEAGNTLFAGSDDADTAMFGHFIGGLQKYIPEVMPLFAPNVNSFRRIRPNHSAPANIEWSHDNRSCGLRVPAGGRAARRVENRLPGADANPYLAMAGSLLCGYLGVEEKLSRSPEASGNAYRSKSTLPKTMEEALDRFAACSAVRALLGEDFVQTYLRVKSVELDLFQSVVTSWERDHLLLKV; encoded by the coding sequence ATGACCCCGACGGACGATCCGAAGCGATGGCTGGAGCAGCAGGGGGTCAGGGAAGTCGAGTGCCTGGTGCCGGATGTGAACGGCGTGTTGCGCGGCAAGACCCTGCCGACGGCCAAGTTCCTGAAGTCGCTTGAGGACCGCGCGCTCTACCTGCCGAGCAGCGCCTTCTTGGTTTGCATCGACGGCCGCTATTCCGGTTCCAACGACGAGGGTTTCGCCTATCAGGACCCCGACATGCGGATGGTGCCGGATGTCGCGACGCTCTGCCTTGCACCGGGCGCCGGAGCGGGCAAAGCCTACGTCTTCGCCGACGCGTTTCACATGGACGACCGGCCATGGATGGCCTCGCCGCGTCATCTCCTGAGGGCTGTACTAGATCTTTATCGCCAGCGCGGTTGGCGGGCGGTGGTCGCGCCGGAGCTCGAATTCTACCTGACCGCGCCCAATCCCGATCCCGATCGGCCGCTGCTCGCGCCGGTCGGGCGCAATGGCCGCTCCGAAACCGTGCAGCACCCCTATGATATGGCGGCGCTGGAGGAGTTCGAGCCGGTGATCCGGCGGCTCCACGACTATGCCGCTGTGGCCGGGCTGCCGCTCGACACGCTGATCCACGAATCGGGCACGGGGCAGCTGGAGATCAATTTCCTGCATGGCGACGCGCTGCCGCTGGCCGACAAGGTGCTGCTGTTCAAGCGGATGCCGCGCCAGGCCGCGCAGGAAAGCGGCATGCATGCGACCTTCATGGCGAAGCCGATCGCCGCACAAGCCGGCAGCTCGATGCATCTCCATATGTCGGTCGTCGACGAGGCTGGCAATACGCTGTTTGCCGGGAGTGACGACGCCGACACCGCAATGTTCGGGCATTTCATCGGCGGCCTGCAGAAATACATTCCCGAGGTGATGCCGCTGTTTGCGCCGAACGTGAATTCGTTCCGCCGCATCCGGCCCAACCACAGCGCGCCCGCCAACATCGAGTGGTCGCACGACAACCGTTCCTGCGGGCTGCGTGTGCCGGCCGGCGGACGGGCCGCGCGGCGGGTGGAAAATCGGTTGCCCGGCGCCGATGCCAACCCCTACCTGGCGATGGCCGGCTCGCTGCTCTGCGGCTATCTCGGCGTCGAGGAAAAGCTGTCGCGTTCGCCCGAGGCATCGGGCAACGCCTATCGCAGCAAGAGCACGCTGCCGAAAACCATGGAGGAGGCGCTCGACCGTTTCGCTGCCTGCAGTGCGGTTCGGGCGTTGCTCGGCGAGGATTTCGTCCAGACCTATCTACGGGTCAAAAGCGTCGAGCTCGACTTGTTCCAGAGCGTCGTCACCAGCTGGGAACGCGACCACCTGCTGCTCAAGGTCTGA
- a CDS encoding NAD(P)/FAD-dependent oxidoreductase: MMGFNSGLDIGKSYYVATANPAPDHPALQGDVDTDLVVVGGGCTGLSAALHAAERGLKVVLLEGGKIGWGASGRNGGQIIPGLRKGAKSLVKLYGPERARALFDLALEARGLVLDLIERHAIDCDLRLTGHLAGAVNSSDLRDLEEEVECLASVMNFHDVEMLSAEQARGMVNTPYHGAMYEKLGGHMHPLNYTLGLARAAAAAGVTIHENSVALRLEREPGIRISTAKGSVRSSHVVLAGDALLQGLEPRVNSRIMPVGNYIVATEPLDDTSDVIPSNAAVSDTRFVVNYYRLSADGRLLFGGGERYTPSPPADIAGFVRPHMEKTFPQLRGRRIDHAWGGLVSVTTSRLPDVGHYGEVYFAHGYSGKGVILSTLSGKLLAEAITGDTSRLDLFSTLRPMPFPGGTALRGPLYVLGMLWYAMRDRIKL, translated from the coding sequence ATGATGGGCTTCAATTCCGGCCTGGATATCGGCAAATCCTACTATGTCGCGACCGCCAATCCGGCTCCTGATCATCCGGCGCTGCAGGGCGACGTCGACACCGATCTGGTGGTGGTTGGCGGCGGCTGCACCGGCCTGTCCGCAGCCCTTCATGCCGCCGAGCGCGGGCTGAAGGTGGTGCTTTTGGAAGGCGGCAAGATCGGCTGGGGAGCGTCGGGGCGCAATGGCGGCCAGATCATCCCCGGACTGCGCAAGGGCGCCAAGAGCCTGGTCAAGCTTTATGGGCCCGAACGGGCGCGGGCGCTTTTCGATCTCGCCCTCGAGGCGCGCGGGCTGGTGCTCGACCTGATCGAGCGCCATGCCATCGATTGCGACCTCCGGCTCACCGGCCATTTGGCCGGTGCGGTCAACAGCTCCGACCTACGCGATCTCGAGGAAGAGGTCGAGTGCCTAGCCAGCGTGATGAATTTTCATGACGTCGAGATGCTGTCGGCGGAGCAGGCGCGTGGAATGGTGAACACGCCCTATCACGGCGCCATGTACGAAAAGCTCGGCGGCCATATGCATCCGCTGAACTACACGCTGGGTCTTGCGCGCGCCGCGGCAGCGGCAGGTGTCACAATCCACGAGAATTCGGTGGCGCTGCGGCTGGAGCGTGAACCTGGCATCCGGATTTCGACGGCCAAGGGCTCGGTCCGCTCAAGCCATGTCGTGCTTGCGGGCGACGCCCTGCTCCAGGGGCTCGAGCCGCGCGTCAACAGCCGCATCATGCCGGTCGGCAACTACATCGTCGCCACCGAACCGCTGGACGACACCAGCGACGTCATCCCAAGCAATGCCGCCGTTTCCGACACACGCTTCGTCGTCAACTATTACCGGCTGTCGGCAGACGGTCGCCTGCTGTTCGGCGGTGGCGAGCGCTACACGCCGTCGCCGCCCGCAGACATTGCCGGCTTCGTGCGGCCGCATATGGAAAAGACCTTTCCGCAATTGCGCGGCCGCCGCATCGATCATGCCTGGGGCGGGCTGGTCTCGGTGACGACATCGCGCCTGCCGGATGTCGGCCACTATGGCGAGGTCTATTTTGCGCATGGCTATTCCGGCAAGGGCGTGATCCTGTCGACGCTGTCGGGAAAGCTGCTCGCCGAGGCGATCACCGGCGATACTTCGCGGCTCGATCTGTTTTCGACGCTGAGGCCAATGCCGTTTCCCGGCGGCACGGCGCTGCGCGGCCCGCTCTATGTGCTCGGCATGCTCTGGTATGCCATGCGCGACCGGATCAAGCTTTGA